A single window of Verrucomicrobiota bacterium DNA harbors:
- a CDS encoding Hsp70 family protein gives MSGANIQPRGADQRSTQKRIPLSERECNLQEAVTRAFEAAQAVERAVRVGKGRRFTVSYDTVAHPGWLLSGNVTFSDGQSAMWFVDQDHRLSMSPQQQGHEPSQPDLKSLQKELENKLQTMGPYSRAHNPVYEQVISHKSRQLATERLANGGSVLAASLGIETVGGISTLLIKGGTALPCRLSEIFSTASDNQPGVEIHVLQGDRALARDNKSIGRFHLTDILPAPRGMPQIEVTFDIDANGMLHVSAKDLGTGKEQKITIDASSGLSNEGAEEMRHDANAHADEDRRQREEIALRNAADSAVYRSEKMLRENADKIPKADKNKIEDASNAVKEALKATDVSRIHSTNQKLDEIWQAVSAELYHHARTGLRECDCRYLISNEQRRSKTSVEPK, from the coding sequence ATGAGTGGTGCAAACATCCAGCCTCGAGGTGCCGACCAACGTTCCACGCAAAAACGCATCCCGCTTTCTGAACGAGAGTGCAATTTGCAAGAAGCAGTCACTCGCGCTTTTGAGGCCGCACAAGCAGTTGAGAGAGCTGTCCGTGTCGGCAAGGGGCGGCGATTTACTGTGTCTTACGACACTGTGGCGCATCCCGGTTGGCTGCTCAGCGGCAACGTGACTTTCAGCGATGGTCAAAGTGCAATGTGGTTTGTCGATCAAGACCATCGGCTCAGCATGTCGCCGCAGCAACAGGGCCACGAGCCGTCCCAGCCCGATTTGAAGTCACTCCAAAAAGAGTTGGAAAACAAATTGCAGACGATGGGGCCATATTCTCGTGCTCACAACCCGGTGTATGAGCAAGTAATTTCCCATAAGAGCAGACAGCTCGCGACTGAGCGGCTTGCTAATGGGGGGAGTGTTCTTGCAGCGTCTCTTGGCATCGAAACCGTGGGGGGAATCAGCACGCTTTTAATCAAAGGGGGAACTGCTTTGCCCTGTCGTTTATCGGAAATCTTTTCCACGGCCAGCGACAACCAGCCTGGGGTCGAGATTCATGTCCTCCAAGGCGATCGGGCACTAGCGCGGGACAACAAGAGTATCGGCAGGTTCCATCTCACAGACATTCTGCCGGCGCCACGCGGCATGCCGCAGATCGAAGTCACCTTTGACATTGATGCCAACGGTATGTTGCACGTCAGCGCGAAAGACCTAGGCACAGGTAAAGAGCAGAAGATCACCATCGATGCCAGTAGCGGCTTGAGCAATGAGGGGGCCGAGGAAATGCGGCATGATGCTAACGCTCATGCTGATGAGGATCGGAGGCAGCGCGAGGAAATCGCTCTGCGCAATGCAGCGGACAGCGCCGTTTATCGCTCCGAGAAGATGTTGCGCGAGAACGCGGACAAGATTCCCAAGGCGGACAAGAACAAAATTGAAGACGCAAGCAATGCCGTAAAAGAAGCGCTCAAAGCGACTGATGTCTCAAGAATTCACTCGACCAACCAAAAGCTTGACGAGATTTGGCAAGCTGTGTCTGCAGAGCTTTACCACCATGCTCGCACCGGCTTAAGGGAGTGTGACTGTCGATATCTGATTAGCAATGAACAGAGACGGTCTAAGACATCGGTCGAGCCAAAGTAA
- a CDS encoding AAA family ATPase translates to MLVVTHEAETGDANIESLRAAVTEFLQQPVSSLGIRRLATAFPKFEIVYAKARLTLFSIAALSARTDSEITKEEQSALNRLRSMLPESPTELNASSEGADEAASRDVPHIIDIRRSENKVEDKSATFVDPKVDMLAAIEELKALHGLLPVKEELQRFVNLVRVAKAREKESLPQVAVSLHMVFTGNPGTGKTTVARLLGRILRGLGLLQKGHVVEMDRAGLVGEYVGQTAPKTLAACNAALDGILFIDEAYTLSGSHGTDYGREAIDALLKFMEDNRSRISVVVAGYTGEMKNFINTNPGFQSRFNRFVQFPDYGAEESISIFERLVSSKHYELGAGTKELAKQIFAELHSNRDRTFGNARTVRNVFEKTVSRQADRLALVKAKLDKSALVTLLREDLPLAEFASNLLAEKSRSKSAEEPDHDIDEIKFT, encoded by the coding sequence TTGCTGGTCGTGACGCATGAAGCGGAGACAGGGGACGCAAACATCGAGTCGTTGCGAGCTGCAGTGACGGAATTTCTCCAGCAACCCGTTTCCTCGCTCGGAATCAGAAGGCTGGCTACAGCATTTCCTAAGTTCGAGATCGTCTATGCGAAAGCGCGCCTCACCCTGTTCTCGATCGCGGCTTTGAGCGCAAGGACTGACTCAGAGATTACGAAGGAAGAGCAATCCGCCTTAAATCGCTTGCGCTCCATGTTGCCCGAGTCTCCTACAGAATTGAATGCTTCAAGCGAGGGGGCAGACGAGGCGGCCAGTCGGGACGTGCCACACATCATCGATATTCGTCGCAGCGAGAACAAGGTTGAGGACAAAAGTGCAACTTTTGTTGACCCCAAAGTGGATATGCTGGCGGCAATCGAGGAACTCAAAGCTCTTCACGGCTTGTTGCCGGTCAAGGAGGAGTTACAGCGGTTCGTGAACCTTGTTCGCGTCGCCAAGGCACGAGAGAAGGAGAGCCTCCCGCAAGTGGCCGTCAGTCTGCACATGGTGTTCACGGGAAACCCGGGCACAGGCAAAACGACTGTTGCTCGTCTTCTTGGACGAATCCTGCGCGGTTTGGGACTGCTTCAAAAAGGTCATGTGGTCGAAATGGATCGCGCTGGGCTGGTTGGCGAGTATGTCGGCCAGACCGCTCCCAAAACATTGGCAGCGTGCAATGCCGCGCTGGATGGAATCCTTTTCATTGACGAAGCCTACACACTTTCAGGGTCACACGGAACGGACTATGGCAGAGAAGCCATTGATGCCCTTCTGAAGTTCATGGAGGACAATCGAAGCCGCATTTCCGTTGTGGTCGCCGGCTATACGGGCGAGATGAAAAACTTCATCAACACAAATCCCGGATTCCAATCGCGGTTCAATCGTTTTGTTCAGTTTCCCGATTACGGCGCCGAAGAGTCGATTTCAATTTTTGAGCGACTTGTCTCGTCCAAACACTATGAACTCGGCGCCGGGACAAAAGAACTCGCCAAACAAATCTTTGCCGAACTGCACAGTAACAGAGACCGAACATTTGGGAACGCTCGAACCGTGAGAAATGTTTTTGAAAAGACGGTTTCGAGACAGGCAGACCGTTTGGCTTTGGTGAAGGCCAAACTCGACAAATCCGCGCTGGTTACGCTGTTGCGCGAAGACTTGCCGCTCGCTGAGTTTGCTTCAAACCTCCTTGCTGAGAAGAGTCGCAGCAAAAGTGCAGAGGAACCGGATCACGACATCGACGAGATAAAATTCACATGA